One segment of Moorella sp. E308F DNA contains the following:
- the recO gene encoding DNA repair protein RecO, with product MAGYFRAEGIVLKSRDYQETDQLLTILTPNHGKIDAIVKGVRKPKSSLRSGTQQLCRSRFLFYAGKSLATVTQCEVQSIFAPLRQDLRRLAYACYLVEIADSVVMPGQVNPAMYNLLKQGLEQLAVAPPALVARAFEARTLKILGLEPRLDRCASCGGALRSVERVTVAPAAGGTICPQCRGREGPEYQVRPGSIKIWQQLNHMNWRHLRRLRISPYLARDLEEIMPAFLEYYLDRKLKSRALINEIGGQ from the coding sequence ATGGCGGGTTATTTCCGGGCCGAAGGTATAGTCCTGAAAAGCAGGGACTATCAGGAAACGGACCAGCTGCTGACCATTCTGACCCCCAACCACGGCAAGATAGACGCCATCGTCAAAGGAGTGCGTAAACCCAAAAGCAGCTTGCGCAGCGGTACCCAGCAGCTCTGCCGGTCCCGCTTTTTATTTTACGCGGGCAAAAGCCTGGCCACCGTCACCCAGTGTGAGGTGCAATCGATCTTCGCCCCTTTACGCCAGGACTTGCGACGCCTGGCCTATGCCTGCTACCTGGTAGAGATAGCCGACAGCGTCGTCATGCCCGGCCAGGTGAATCCCGCTATGTACAACCTTTTGAAGCAGGGGCTGGAGCAGCTGGCCGTGGCGCCGCCGGCTCTGGTGGCCCGCGCCTTTGAAGCCCGGACGTTAAAAATCCTGGGCCTGGAGCCGCGCCTGGACCGCTGCGCCTCATGCGGGGGGGCTTTAAGGAGTGTCGAGCGGGTAACCGTAGCCCCGGCGGCCGGCGGCACCATTTGCCCGCAATGCCGCGGGCGGGAGGGCCCGGAGTACCAGGTAAGGCCGGGTAGTATAAAGATCTGGCAACAGTTAAATCATATGAACTGGCGGCATCTCCGGCGACTACGGATTAGCCCTTACCTGGCCAGGGATCTGGAGGAAATTATGCCCGCCTTTTTGGAATACTATTTAGACAGGAAACTTAAATCCCGTGCTTTGATTAATGAAATAGGGGGGCAATGA
- a CDS encoding DUF4342 domain-containing protein yields MTELEKIDQLRERLGISYREAREALERAGGDVLEALIQYEESAKEGFQKELAGWSEKLMERIRSILRHGNVTRIKVKKDGKTVAEIPATVGALGIMGILASSELAILAGLSTVAALFNRYTLEVERPDGRVEEHTLDVENQVDK; encoded by the coding sequence ATGACGGAACTGGAAAAGATCGACCAGCTGCGCGAGCGCTTAGGGATTAGTTACCGTGAAGCAAGGGAGGCCCTGGAGCGGGCCGGCGGTGATGTCCTGGAGGCCCTCATCCAGTATGAAGAAAGCGCCAAGGAAGGCTTCCAGAAGGAACTGGCCGGCTGGAGCGAGAAACTCATGGAGCGCATTCGCAGCATCCTGCGCCATGGCAATGTGACGCGGATTAAAGTAAAAAAGGATGGCAAAACCGTGGCTGAAATACCGGCAACCGTCGGGGCCCTGGGGATCATGGGTATCCTGGCCAGCAGCGAGCTGGCCATTCTGGCCGGCTTAAGTACGGTGGCGGCCCTCTTTAACCGCTATACCCTGGAAGTAGAGCGGCCCGACGGCAGGGTGGAAGAACATACCCTGGATGTGGAGAACCAAGTTGACAAGTAG
- the glyQ gene encoding glycine--tRNA ligase subunit alpha, which translates to MNFQELIMTLQQYWAAQGCVIQQPYDLEKGAGTMHPATFLRVLGPEPWRVAYVEPSRRPTDGRYGENPNRLQHYYQYQVILKPSPDNVQDLYLKSLEAIGINPHEHDIRFVEDNWESPTLGAWGLGWEVWLDGMEITQFTYFQQCGGFDCRPVSAEITYGLERLAMYIQQVNSVYDIEWVDGITYGDIHHQAEVDYSHYNFNAADTSMLTALFNAYEAEARRVVEQGLVQPAYDYVLKCSHTFNLLDARGAISVTERTAYIGRVRHLARLCAAAYLEQRQKLGYPLLTPSPAAVVSGQDRKDAYDVKEG; encoded by the coding sequence TTGAATTTCCAGGAACTCATCATGACCCTGCAGCAGTACTGGGCGGCCCAGGGCTGTGTTATCCAGCAGCCCTACGACCTGGAAAAAGGAGCCGGAACCATGCACCCGGCGACCTTTTTACGGGTGCTGGGACCGGAGCCCTGGCGGGTAGCCTATGTCGAACCCTCCCGCCGGCCCACCGACGGCCGCTACGGTGAAAACCCCAACCGCCTCCAGCACTACTATCAGTACCAGGTCATCTTAAAGCCTTCCCCCGACAATGTCCAGGATTTATACTTAAAGAGCCTGGAAGCCATCGGCATCAATCCCCACGAGCATGACATCCGCTTTGTCGAGGATAACTGGGAATCCCCTACCCTCGGCGCCTGGGGCCTGGGGTGGGAAGTGTGGCTGGACGGCATGGAGATCACCCAGTTCACCTACTTCCAGCAGTGCGGCGGGTTTGACTGCCGGCCGGTGAGCGCCGAGATTACTTACGGCCTGGAACGGCTGGCCATGTACATCCAGCAGGTGAACAGCGTCTATGACATTGAATGGGTAGACGGTATCACCTACGGTGACATCCACCACCAGGCAGAGGTTGACTACTCCCACTACAACTTTAATGCTGCCGATACCAGCATGCTTACCGCCCTTTTTAATGCCTACGAGGCTGAAGCCAGGCGGGTAGTAGAACAGGGCCTGGTCCAGCCGGCCTACGATTACGTCCTCAAGTGTTCCCACACCTTTAACCTCCTGGATGCCCGGGGAGCCATCAGCGTTACCGAGCGTACGGCCTATATCGGCAGGGTACGCCACCTGGCACGCCTGTGCGCCGCCGCGTATCTAGAGCAGCGGCAAAAACTGGGCTATCCCCTGCTAACCCCTTCTCCTGCAGCTGTAGTCTCCGGCCAGGACCGTAAAGACGCCTACGATGTCAAGGAGGGATAG
- the glyS gene encoding glycine--tRNA ligase subunit beta → MARDLVFEIGTEEIPARFMPGALEQMATLAGQLLEEYRLKYQQVTTYGTPRRLALYISGLAEEQEELVQEIKGPPVKVAFTADGQPTKAALGFARNNGVKVEELVTRKINGGEYVFAVKKEAGRPALEVLPDLLLAVVDGLSFPKPMRWGSLDMRFARPIRWVLALFGEEVVPLELAGLASGRLTYGHRFLAPGPHEVPAAPAYLQVLEKNYVLADQHRRRRLIWEQVTQLAAREGGRVEEDPDLLEEINYLLEYPTALTGRFNPEYLKLPREVVITPMRDHQRYFPVWNDRGELLPLFITVHNGTAAHLDTISRGNERVLAARLADAAFFYREDRKIPLADRVNKLEEIVFQESLGTMLAKTRRIKRLSRMLVQALDLPGELVPVVERTAELAKADLVTSMVYEFPELQGIMGSYYAAHDGEAPEVCQGIRQHYWPRFAGDRLPDSLTGMVVGLADRLDTLVGCFGAGLIPTGSQDPYALRRQAAGLVTMAVELDLQFSLAGVIAAAYEGYTEAGIRLAQDLTAVREQLAGFCRQRLEHLLAEKGIRFDVIQACLAAGSDDLAGVFHRARDLNAFREEEGFAALQTAFTRAFNLARKAGERYVLQPDALKEKVEIDLYRALEKVRQQAEPKLKAGNYLEALKAMTPLREPIDAFFDGVLVMAPEKEVRNNRLALLQEVVDLVFQVADFSRLVS, encoded by the coding sequence GTGGCCCGCGATCTTGTATTTGAAATAGGTACCGAAGAGATTCCCGCCCGCTTTATGCCCGGGGCATTAGAACAAATGGCGACCCTTGCCGGGCAGCTTTTAGAGGAATACCGCTTAAAATACCAGCAGGTGACAACCTACGGCACCCCCCGGCGGCTGGCCCTTTACATAAGCGGCCTGGCCGAAGAGCAGGAGGAACTGGTGCAGGAAATCAAGGGACCGCCGGTAAAGGTAGCCTTTACTGCCGACGGCCAGCCCACGAAGGCCGCCCTGGGATTTGCCAGGAACAACGGCGTAAAGGTAGAGGAACTGGTCACCCGTAAAATTAACGGCGGGGAGTATGTCTTTGCCGTCAAGAAAGAAGCCGGGCGGCCGGCCCTGGAGGTCCTGCCGGACCTGCTTCTGGCCGTAGTCGATGGTTTAAGTTTTCCCAAGCCCATGCGTTGGGGATCCCTTGATATGCGTTTCGCCCGCCCCATTCGCTGGGTCCTGGCCCTCTTCGGGGAGGAAGTCGTTCCCCTGGAGCTGGCCGGCCTCGCTTCGGGCCGCCTAACCTACGGCCACCGTTTCCTGGCCCCCGGTCCCCATGAAGTACCGGCTGCTCCCGCCTACCTCCAGGTTCTGGAGAAAAACTACGTCCTAGCCGACCAGCACCGCCGCCGGCGGCTCATCTGGGAGCAGGTTACACAACTTGCCGCCCGGGAAGGAGGCCGGGTGGAGGAAGACCCCGACTTACTGGAAGAGATCAATTACCTGCTGGAATACCCCACGGCCCTAACCGGCCGTTTTAACCCGGAATACCTGAAGCTCCCCCGGGAAGTAGTCATTACCCCCATGCGCGACCACCAGCGCTATTTTCCCGTGTGGAATGACCGGGGCGAGCTCCTTCCCCTGTTTATAACCGTCCACAATGGCACGGCCGCCCACCTGGATACCATCAGCCGCGGCAATGAAAGGGTGCTGGCCGCAAGGCTCGCCGACGCCGCTTTCTTTTACCGGGAAGACCGGAAAATTCCTCTTGCAGACAGGGTGAACAAACTGGAAGAGATTGTTTTCCAGGAGAGCCTGGGGACCATGCTGGCCAAGACCCGGCGCATCAAGCGATTGAGCCGGATGCTGGTCCAGGCCCTGGACCTGCCGGGGGAGCTGGTCCCGGTTGTCGAGCGCACGGCGGAGCTGGCCAAGGCCGACCTGGTAACCTCCATGGTTTATGAATTCCCCGAGCTCCAGGGGATTATGGGCTCCTATTACGCCGCCCACGACGGCGAGGCCCCCGAAGTCTGCCAGGGCATCCGCCAGCACTACTGGCCGCGCTTTGCCGGCGACCGCCTGCCCGATTCCCTGACGGGTATGGTCGTGGGCCTGGCCGACCGCCTGGACACCCTGGTGGGCTGCTTCGGCGCCGGGTTAATTCCTACCGGCTCCCAGGACCCCTACGCCCTGCGCCGCCAGGCCGCAGGTCTGGTAACCATGGCCGTGGAGCTCGATTTGCAATTTTCCCTGGCCGGGGTCATTGCCGCCGCCTATGAAGGCTATACGGAGGCCGGCATCCGGCTGGCCCAGGATTTAACCGCCGTCCGGGAGCAGCTGGCCGGGTTCTGCCGCCAGCGGCTGGAGCATCTCCTGGCCGAAAAGGGCATTCGTTTTGATGTCATCCAGGCCTGCCTGGCCGCCGGCAGCGACGACCTGGCCGGCGTCTTCCACCGCGCCCGGGATTTAAACGCCTTCCGGGAAGAAGAAGGTTTTGCCGCCCTGCAGACGGCCTTCACCCGCGCCTTCAACCTGGCCCGTAAGGCCGGGGAAAGGTATGTCCTGCAGCCGGATGCATTGAAAGAAAAAGTGGAAATCGATCTTTACCGGGCCCTGGAAAAGGTACGACAGCAGGCGGAACCAAAGCTTAAGGCAGGCAATTACCTGGAAGCTTTAAAGGCCATGACCCCTCTGCGGGAACCCATTGACGCCTTCTTTGACGGCGTCCTGGTCATGGCTCCGGAAAAAGAAGTTCGCAACAACCGCCTGGCCCTGCTTCAGGAGGTAGTGGACCTGGTCTTCCAGGTGGCCGACTTTTCCCGCCTGGTATCCTAG